One window of Deltaproteobacteria bacterium genomic DNA carries:
- a CDS encoding NUDIX hydrolase: MPSDDSKSLPPSQLLCPRCGAVVQVYRNPLPAVDVIIELEDEFIVLIDRKNPPLGWALPGGFVEHGETVENAALREAKEETGLDVNLLDLVGVYSDPARDPRRHTLSVVFAAKAQGRPRAGDDAADSGLFKEHNLPHNLAFDHRRILQDYYRIRRTLSRCKRIPT; encoded by the coding sequence ATGCCGTCTGATGACAGCAAGTCCTTGCCCCCGTCTCAACTGCTGTGTCCCAGGTGCGGCGCAGTAGTCCAAGTTTACCGTAACCCGTTGCCCGCAGTGGATGTGATCATCGAGTTGGAGGACGAATTCATCGTCTTGATTGACCGGAAGAATCCGCCGTTGGGATGGGCTTTGCCCGGCGGCTTTGTCGAGCACGGAGAAACCGTGGAAAACGCGGCCCTCCGGGAGGCCAAAGAAGAAACAGGCCTCGATGTAAACCTGCTGGATCTGGTGGGGGTGTACTCGGATCCGGCCCGAGATCCGCGGCGTCACACCTTATCCGTGGTATTCGCCGCAAAAGCCCAAGGCCGGCCCCGGGCGGGCGACGATGCGGCCGATTCAGGGCTGTTCAAGGAACATAATCTTCCTCACAACCTTGCTTTTGACCACAGACGTATTCTGCAGGACTACTACAGGATACGGAGGACCTTATCTCGATGCAAACGCATCCCAACCTGA